A single region of the Gasterosteus aculeatus chromosome 1, fGasAcu3.hap1.1, whole genome shotgun sequence genome encodes:
- the gemin8 gene encoding gem-associated protein 8 isoform X2 yields the protein MSSTLMSWFSSPVYSRYWQHYQQAMAWQQRHRRAYRKALDAGHGHTYSQEPEGGGGRRQRYADWNAGEEEEDDGNGESSSDSEIECDISNMEISDELRQYFAQTEKHREELKKQQQIEDELHESYVPADRDLRDVSSRSSAAPPSDRPGERRGAEMKKLYGTDAAKILAMEAAMQLNFDRNCDLKQPKYWPVIPLKL from the exons ATGAGCAGCACCCTGATGTCCTGGTTCTCCAGCCCCGTGTACAGCCGCTACTGGCAGCACTACCAGCAGGCCATGGCCTGGCAACAGAGACACAGGCGAGCCTATCGAAAGGCCCTGGACGCTGGCCATGGCCACACTTACAGCCAGGAGccggagggcggcggcggccggcggCAACGCTACGCGGACTGGAACgcgggcgaggaggaggaggatgacggcAACGGCGAGAGCAGCTCGGACAGCGAGATCGAGTGTGACATCAGCAACATGGAGATCAGCGACGAGCTTCGGCAGTACTTCGCCCAGACGGAGAAACACCGAGAGGAGCTCA agaagcagcagcagatcgAGGACGAGCTGCACGAAAGCTACGTGCCGGCCGACCGGGACCTCCGGGACGTCTCCTCGCGGAGCAGCGCGGCGCCTCCCTCGGACCGACCCGGCGAGAGGCGCGGGGCCGAGATGAAGAAGCTTTATGGCACGGACGCGGCCAAGATCCTGGCCATGGAGGCAGCGATGCAGCTTAATTTCGACCGAAACTGCGACCTCAAACAGCCCAAGTACTGGCCCGTGATCCCGCTCAAGCTGTGA
- the gemin8 gene encoding gem-associated protein 8 isoform X1: MEDMSSTLMSWFSSPVYSRYWQHYQQAMAWQQRHRRAYRKALDAGHGHTYSQEPEGGGGRRQRYADWNAGEEEEDDGNGESSSDSEIECDISNMEISDELRQYFAQTEKHREELKKQQQIEDELHESYVPADRDLRDVSSRSSAAPPSDRPGERRGAEMKKLYGTDAAKILAMEAAMQLNFDRNCDLKQPKYWPVIPLKL; this comes from the exons ATG GAGGACATGAGCAGCACCCTGATGTCCTGGTTCTCCAGCCCCGTGTACAGCCGCTACTGGCAGCACTACCAGCAGGCCATGGCCTGGCAACAGAGACACAGGCGAGCCTATCGAAAGGCCCTGGACGCTGGCCATGGCCACACTTACAGCCAGGAGccggagggcggcggcggccggcggCAACGCTACGCGGACTGGAACgcgggcgaggaggaggaggatgacggcAACGGCGAGAGCAGCTCGGACAGCGAGATCGAGTGTGACATCAGCAACATGGAGATCAGCGACGAGCTTCGGCAGTACTTCGCCCAGACGGAGAAACACCGAGAGGAGCTCA agaagcagcagcagatcgAGGACGAGCTGCACGAAAGCTACGTGCCGGCCGACCGGGACCTCCGGGACGTCTCCTCGCGGAGCAGCGCGGCGCCTCCCTCGGACCGACCCGGCGAGAGGCGCGGGGCCGAGATGAAGAAGCTTTATGGCACGGACGCGGCCAAGATCCTGGCCATGGAGGCAGCGATGCAGCTTAATTTCGACCGAAACTGCGACCTCAAACAGCCCAAGTACTGGCCCGTGATCCCGCTCAAGCTGTGA
- the LOC144406108 gene encoding uncharacterized protein LOC144406108, translating into MEPAAPDGIRALVQFWEEIPPVQRPESLTLQGVKAEVRNLATDIHRARKDLQRLRTTLLLVKDSNRRLEEKLEHVVWNQTMSLILHTFMAVFCCVVFFLHVSAGYSRGRTSIR; encoded by the exons ATGGAGCCCGCAGCCCCCGACGGCATCCGGGCCCTGGTCCAGTTCTGGGAGGAGATCCCTCCGGTGCAAAG GCCCGAGAGTCTCACCCTGCAGGGTGTGAAGGCCGAGGTCCGAAACCTGGCGACCGACATCCACCGGGCCCGCAAGGACCTCCAAAGGCTTCGCACCACG CTGCTGCTTGTGAAGGACAGCAACAGGCGCCTGGAGGAAAAGCTGGAGCACGTCGTCTGGAACCAGACTATGTCTCTCATCCTGCACACGTTCATGGCAGTTTTctgctgtgtggttttcttcCTTCATGTTTCCGCCGGGTATTCCAGGGGGAGGACGTCCATCCGCTGA
- the LOC120824437 gene encoding OX-2 membrane glycoprotein produces MLMLILTALLFTDSRSQITGSGNRTADYGGDAHYSCSVADPTGVLQVTWQRVFNEKFVENLATYSERFGQQVNDPHAGKVHLTEASLRSTSITLRDVTWGDESCYVCSFNVYPDGSQRKQTCLTVQGISQVRAEVQPSRGDREDEAEQLVFSCSATGKPAPTIGWELSPGASHAERPTNRTDANGDRTFTSSSNVTVRAPAGWTGHADCVLNSGAPGQRRERIRYSSPAGKKDEEGKIMSPSTIAVVIIVVLIISLIIVAAAVKRKRLLTIRRHGNDCFIAS; encoded by the exons ATGTTGATGCTGATCCTTACTGCTTTATTATTTACAG ACTCCAGGTCGCAGATCACTGGTTCTGGAAATAGAACAGCTGATTATGGCGGTGACGCGCACTATTCGTGCTCAGTCGCCGATCCCACAG GCGTGCTGCAGGTCACGTGGCAGAGGGTGTTCAACGAGAAATTCGTCGAGAATTTGGCGACGTACAGCGAGCGGTTCGGGCAGCAGGTGAATGACCCTCACGCGGGGAAAGTGCACCTGACGGAGGCGTCTCTGCGATCGACCTCCATCACTCTGAGGGACGTCACGTGGGGCGACGAGAGCTGCTACGTCTGCTCGTTCAACGTGTACCCGGACGGGTCCCAAAGGAAGCAGACATGCCTCACGGTGCAAG GTATATCCCAGGTGAGAGCGGAGGTGCAGCCTTCCCGCGGTGATCGCGAGGACGAGGCGGAGCAGCTCGTGTTCAGCTGCTCCGCCACAGGAAAACCAGCCCCGACCATCGGCTGGGAGCTCTCACCCGGCGCCTCCCACGCAGAGCGACCGACCAATCGGACGGACGCAAACGGCGACCGCACgttcaccagcagcagcaacgtCACTGTGCGCGCGCCCGCAGGGTGGACGGGGCACGCGGACTGCGTGCTGAACAGCGGGGCGCCGGGACAAAGGCGGGAGAGGATTCGTTACTCCTCACCTGCCGGCAAGAAGGACGAGGAGG gGAAAATAATGTCTCCTTCAACGATTGCAGTTGTAATCATTGTTGTGTTGATCATTTCATTGATCattgttgctgctgcagtgaaACGAAAGAG GTTATTAACAATCAGAAGACATGGAAATGATTGTTTTATTGCATCTTAA